The genomic interval CACTGGGAGGCGGCTTAGGACACAGAGCAGTGCTGCACACGGAGAGAGTCGCTGATGGTGACCTTTCCGACAGAGCCGGGAATGCTGGGTTTGTGCCGGGCATTTGAACCCCATCCCGAGGGAGCAGCAGGTCCACCGGTGAGTGCCGGCCAGGCAGTGGTTCATGTTACCGTTATGCCTATGAGGGCTGGtcttggttttgctttttctgaaaCCTCAGGCAGCACCTCTCACACTTCCTTGCTCATCTTCCTGTCCCAGGACTGATCCTGCCCAACGGAGACATCAACTGGAACTGCCCGTGCCTGGGGGGCATGGCCAGCGGCCCGTGTGGGGAACAGTTCAAGGCGGCCTTTTCCTGCTTCCACTACAGCACAGAGGATGTCAAGGGGTCGGACTGTATAGACCAGTTCCGGGCCATGCAGGAGTGCATGCAGAAGTACCCGGACCTCTATCCCCAGGAGGAGGAGGATCGATTAGAGGAAACGGCTGTCTCTGAGGCTGCCACAACCAAAGAAGAGGAGGGGTCTAGCTAATGAGGGTCCTGGTCTCCAGCCTCCTTCAGAGAGGATGAACCTCTCCAAGAAAGTGTCTCTCCCTCTGTTGTTCTGTGCACTGTAATGTACAAAATAACTTATTGAGTGATCAGGGGTCTTGGCCCCTTGACATGTACACTGAAACATgggttgtatgtatgtgtgtctcaCATAACCTGTCAGCGAATGTAACCGCCACTTTTGAATTCTCAGATTGTCCTGAATTTTGCCATTTTGAAATAATGTGCTGAATAATCTCAGCAACCAAAAATCTTTATCTGGGAGTGTCTTGTGAGTGAGCTGATCTATTCTGATTCATTGTATCCCTTTTAGTAGATTTTATACCCAGTTggaaagtgaaatagaaacaaacatcttcctttaaaaatgctGGAGGGGGGCATTCCTTATAGAAGAAGCGGGATGATCAGGCCTGGAGGATGTGACGAAGCACTATGcttcatttctgatatattttgggTTCTAGTTTGCATTGAGCTCCATGTTTTCTACGTTTGGAAAACAGAGCTTTGGACCCTCT from Delphinus delphis chromosome 10, mDelDel1.2, whole genome shotgun sequence carries:
- the CHCHD4 gene encoding mitochondrial intermembrane space import and assembly protein 40; this translates as MAYCRQEGKDRIIFVTKEDHETPSNAELVADDPNDPYEEHGLILPNGDINWNCPCLGGMASGPCGEQFKAAFSCFHYSTEDVKGSDCIDQFRAMQECMQKYPDLYPQEEEDRLEETAVSEAATTKEEEGSS